A single Parabacteroides timonensis DNA region contains:
- a CDS encoding site-specific integrase, with protein MSKISVKIKRKKSVKPAHPMPVYLQIIYCRKVARIPLGIKLSDNEWDEQEGCIRIPPGTPPEQVLHLYSLDTQIKERQQYLFNLIRFLERNNTLSVANLLSACKENEDKRSLYSFMEQLSTQFAREGKKATSRHYRSTLNTLTLFSEGKDMRLDDIDETKVKQLETWLIEKGLAPNTVSFYLRITQSCWNKAVRTGLIPNASSPFSQVNTRVEKTAKRAVEEKVIIRLAKLTDKELQSPALKFARDMFLFSYYARGMSYIDLAHLKKENIKGDTLTYKRQKTGQELKIRLLPEMIVIIKRYASNSRRRLFPILSDDATYINYESALRLQNKQLKKLGELVGVENLTTYVARHTWASIANQKGVPIELISKGLGHSSTKVTLIYIGLLDNPRLDHANDVVIYGKMKYKHKNNMNAFRYSDGYSVSW; from the coding sequence ATGAGTAAAATTTCAGTAAAGATCAAACGAAAGAAGTCTGTGAAACCGGCTCACCCTATGCCCGTTTACCTGCAAATCATCTATTGCCGCAAAGTGGCTCGCATACCTTTGGGGATCAAACTGTCCGACAACGAATGGGACGAACAAGAAGGATGTATCCGCATACCTCCCGGCACTCCGCCGGAACAAGTATTGCACCTGTATTCATTAGATACCCAAATAAAAGAACGGCAGCAGTACCTCTTCAATCTCATTCGTTTTCTGGAGAGGAACAACACCCTGTCGGTTGCCAACCTGCTGTCGGCCTGCAAGGAAAACGAAGATAAGAGGTCCCTGTATTCCTTTATGGAACAACTCAGCACACAATTTGCCCGGGAGGGGAAGAAAGCCACTTCCCGCCATTACCGCAGTACGCTCAATACGCTTACTCTCTTTTCGGAAGGGAAAGACATGCGGTTGGACGATATCGACGAAACGAAAGTGAAACAGCTGGAAACCTGGCTTATCGAAAAAGGACTCGCCCCCAATACCGTCTCCTTCTATCTCCGTATCACACAATCCTGCTGGAACAAGGCGGTCAGAACCGGACTTATCCCCAACGCCTCCTCCCCTTTCTCACAGGTCAATACCCGGGTGGAGAAGACCGCCAAACGTGCCGTAGAAGAAAAGGTGATCATACGGCTGGCCAAACTTACCGACAAGGAATTACAGTCGCCCGCCCTGAAATTCGCCCGCGATATGTTTCTCTTTTCCTACTATGCACGGGGCATGTCGTATATCGACCTCGCCCACCTCAAAAAGGAAAACATAAAAGGGGATACATTGACCTATAAGCGGCAGAAAACCGGACAGGAATTAAAGATACGTCTGCTTCCGGAAATGATTGTAATCATAAAACGTTATGCCTCCAACAGTCGCCGGAGACTATTCCCCATACTCAGCGATGATGCCACTTATATCAATTATGAAAGTGCCCTCCGGCTACAAAACAAACAGCTAAAAAAACTGGGAGAACTGGTAGGCGTGGAAAATCTCACAACCTATGTAGCCCGTCACACCTGGGCCAGCATTGCCAATCAAAAGGGAGTTCCGATAGAACTTATCTCTAAAGGACTGGGGCATTCTTCCACGAAAGTGACGCTTATCTATATCGGTCTACTCGATAACCCGCGACTGGATCACGCGAATGATGTGGTAATATACGGTAAAATGAAGTATAAACACAAAAATAATATGAATGCTTTTAGATATTCGGATGGGTATTCTGTCTCTTGGTAA
- a CDS encoding DUF3575 domain-containing protein, translating to MYKQFSLLLLLLLPFTVSISGQQVALKTNVLFLATASPNAGVEIGIGKKFSVDIWGAYNPWKFNNKMHLNFYLAQPEVRYWFCRKFEGHFIGLHGHYGHFNIGQIPFIPNLEQHELRGTLYGGGLSYGYHWAIGRHWGLEATIGAGYARMEYTRYKCVECAEPTGFYTRSYIGPTRAGLSIIYFLR from the coding sequence ATGTATAAACAGTTCTCCTTACTGCTACTATTATTACTTCCGTTCACTGTCAGCATATCCGGACAGCAGGTTGCACTGAAAACAAATGTATTGTTTCTGGCAACGGCAAGCCCTAATGCCGGTGTAGAGATCGGCATCGGAAAAAAGTTCTCTGTCGATATATGGGGAGCCTACAATCCCTGGAAGTTCAATAATAAAATGCATCTCAACTTCTACCTGGCTCAACCGGAAGTGCGCTACTGGTTCTGTCGCAAATTCGAAGGACACTTTATCGGCCTGCACGGTCATTACGGTCATTTCAATATCGGACAAATCCCTTTTATTCCCAACCTGGAGCAACACGAACTACGCGGCACCCTCTACGGAGGCGGACTATCCTACGGCTATCACTGGGCTATCGGACGTCATTGGGGATTGGAGGCTACCATCGGAGCCGGCTATGCCCGGATGGAATATACCCGCTACAAATGCGTTGAATGCGCCGAACCGACCGGCTTCTACACACGCAGTTACATCGGTCCCACACGGGCAGGACTTTCCATTATTTACTTCCTACGCTAA
- a CDS encoding DUF3868 domain-containing protein — translation MKHLLVYILTLLLLLPDKAGGQEFRIIPQEISVHNDSLHLILSMDLNNIKTGSLTALTFTPVLADKTHRLPLPPVVVSGAKRYRYDQREQTLSGKDAPVPYRILRGNKPKLVDYTVSIPYTSWMAHASLLLQQEIKDCCDLRLLGTDTLTGNLALSNIPSPDIPAPSAAPHQTRKPGRTTVALSGEMLASCIPMVSFLTPLPEKDGKQRSGKATLYIDYPLGKFEILPDFKNNRKELGKMDSLLTPVLESGYTKIEQIDICGYASPDGPYKHNEELSSNRSQYFTHYIRSTYRLPQKLFNVSSVAEDWDGLVVLLEQVDPPYKQEVLQTIRQNGIFEGREKQLMELPGNVYKKLCRDLFPLLRRLEVAVDYHVARVETKDAATLIYSHPELLSLEEMYEVARYYRPGTVQYREVYEIAAFHFPQDVVANVNAASAVMLDGDLKAAWNYLSKVEDDPRAWNNMGVLTLLEGDPEGAAVWFRKAIGVEPLKARANLQKIENGESDTGHE, via the coding sequence ATGAAACATCTATTAGTATATATACTTACGTTACTCCTTCTCCTTCCCGATAAAGCCGGTGGACAGGAGTTCCGCATTATTCCGCAGGAAATCAGCGTTCACAACGACAGCCTGCATCTTATCCTCTCGATGGACTTGAACAATATAAAGACTGGCAGTCTGACGGCACTGACTTTCACACCGGTATTGGCAGATAAGACCCATCGGTTACCGTTGCCTCCGGTCGTCGTCAGCGGAGCAAAACGCTACCGCTACGACCAACGCGAACAGACTTTATCGGGAAAAGACGCTCCTGTTCCTTACCGTATTCTCCGGGGGAACAAGCCGAAACTGGTAGACTATACGGTATCTATTCCTTACACCTCGTGGATGGCTCATGCCTCCCTCTTGCTTCAACAAGAAATCAAAGACTGCTGCGACCTCCGGTTGCTGGGGACGGATACACTGACAGGCAATCTCGCCCTGAGCAACATCCCCTCCCCGGACATTCCTGCACCTTCCGCGGCTCCGCACCAAACACGAAAACCGGGTCGCACGACGGTTGCCCTTTCCGGTGAAATGCTGGCAAGTTGCATACCTATGGTCTCTTTCCTTACTCCACTGCCGGAAAAAGACGGCAAGCAACGTTCCGGAAAAGCAACCTTATATATAGATTATCCGTTAGGCAAATTCGAGATCCTCCCCGACTTCAAAAACAACCGCAAGGAACTGGGCAAGATGGACAGCCTGCTGACTCCTGTACTGGAAAGTGGCTATACAAAGATAGAACAGATCGATATATGCGGATACGCCTCGCCCGACGGCCCCTATAAACACAACGAAGAGCTTTCGTCCAACCGTTCTCAATATTTCACCCATTATATAAGAAGCACCTACCGGCTTCCCCAGAAGCTCTTCAACGTCTCGTCGGTAGCCGAAGACTGGGACGGCCTGGTCGTACTGCTCGAACAAGTCGATCCGCCTTATAAGCAGGAAGTACTGCAAACGATCCGGCAGAACGGCATCTTTGAAGGGCGGGAAAAACAACTGATGGAATTGCCGGGCAACGTATATAAGAAGCTCTGCCGCGACCTCTTCCCCCTCCTGCGCCGCCTCGAAGTAGCCGTAGATTACCACGTGGCACGGGTAGAGACAAAAGATGCCGCCACGCTGATCTATTCGCATCCCGAACTGCTCAGCCTCGAAGAAATGTACGAAGTGGCACGCTACTATCGTCCCGGCACCGTACAGTACAGGGAAGTATACGAAATAGCAGCCTTCCATTTCCCGCAGGATGTGGTAGCCAATGTCAACGCAGCCTCCGCCGTAATGCTGGATGGTGACCTGAAAGCGGCATGGAACTATCTGAGCAAAGTGGAAGACGATCCCCGTGCCTGGAACAATATGGGCGTACTGACCCTGCTGGAAGGCGATCCGGAAGGAGCAGCCGTCTGGTTCCGCAAAGCGATAGGCGTGGAACCGCTAAAAGCAAGGGCGAATTTACAAAAGATTGAAAACGGAGAATCGGATACCGGACATGAATAA
- a CDS encoding FimB/Mfa2 family fimbrial subunit: protein MNKTNPKTYSLCIVCHLMLMVLDSCAFDDELCICPDRTHIEYWYAGNSSDNQLPHYANNLRQYLFDAEGRLLDTNMLRGDSLTVWEAKLPAGDYTVTTWGNMENSDIETTGNPQLGSLRLSAEQAGVPPGFRGNVGRLYYGTATFTVEDGLPCRQRVYLSHAHALLSVTVRWMEDEERPEAGGTYRMQLKDIPARYDFIKGWETDLPSGDGVYAIPGISNNTLVNHETKAAITYDQEVEGQFTTFRYTGSTHQLWSLWRNGKQIVKELDLHKFFSSLPMDMNRNIKQEFDILISIYKDKITVTFASASDWSEGGVIG from the coding sequence ATGAATAAGACGAACCCAAAAACATATTCGCTCTGTATAGTATGCCATCTCATGCTGATGGTACTCGACTCCTGTGCCTTCGACGACGAATTATGCATTTGTCCCGACCGCACCCATATCGAATATTGGTATGCCGGCAATAGCTCCGACAATCAGCTTCCGCATTATGCCAACAACCTCCGGCAATATCTTTTCGATGCCGAAGGCCGCTTGCTCGACACCAATATGCTGCGCGGCGACAGCCTCACCGTCTGGGAAGCCAAACTACCCGCCGGCGACTACACGGTAACGACCTGGGGAAATATGGAAAACAGCGACATCGAAACAACAGGCAATCCGCAGCTAGGCTCTCTCCGGCTCAGTGCCGAACAGGCTGGCGTACCTCCCGGATTCCGTGGAAACGTAGGTCGTCTGTACTATGGCACTGCCACCTTTACCGTAGAAGACGGGCTCCCCTGCCGGCAACGTGTTTATCTCTCCCATGCTCATGCCCTTCTCTCTGTCACCGTCCGCTGGATGGAAGATGAAGAACGGCCCGAAGCCGGAGGAACCTACCGGATGCAACTGAAAGATATCCCCGCGCGCTACGATTTCATCAAAGGCTGGGAAACGGATCTCCCTTCGGGCGACGGGGTCTACGCCATTCCCGGCATCAGCAACAACACGCTGGTCAATCACGAGACTAAGGCGGCAATAACCTACGACCAGGAAGTGGAAGGACAGTTCACCACCTTCCGCTACACTGGCAGCACCCACCAGTTATGGAGCCTTTGGCGCAACGGAAAGCAGATCGTCAAAGAACTCGACCTGCATAAGTTTTTCAGTTCGCTACCGATGGATATGAACCGGAACATCAAGCAGGAATTCGATATACTGATCAGCATTTATAAAGACAAAATAACCGTCACTTTCGCATCCGCTTCCGACTGGAGCGAAGGGGGCGTTATCGGATAA
- a CDS encoding DUF4469 domain-containing protein yields MDNYEKDHYWEFTLRDNPLTKDNTEDCVAEVKSGPKTLRNDDIAKEIKRTGSELKYATLLSVTSQSNEIILEALLNGNSVMTDLCQFIPRITGAFDSPEAPFDPAIHKLTFDIILTKSVREALAKVKTINLGAKGETAGIGLVTDTLTGATNGAITPNDDIMIAGNSIKIAGDDAVAGVFFVAEDGTTTKVARRLTQNDPSKLIARVPALADGNYTLRIVTQFSTNKQLLKEPRTIEYKKLLTVGSGGDSGEDDRPVIE; encoded by the coding sequence ATGGACAATTACGAAAAAGACCATTACTGGGAATTCACCCTGCGTGACAACCCATTGACAAAGGACAATACGGAAGACTGTGTTGCCGAAGTGAAATCCGGCCCGAAAACGTTGCGCAATGACGACATTGCCAAGGAAATCAAGCGTACCGGCTCCGAGCTCAAGTATGCGACGCTCCTTTCGGTCACCTCGCAAAGCAACGAGATCATCCTCGAAGCGTTATTGAACGGCAATAGTGTGATGACAGACCTCTGCCAGTTTATCCCGCGCATCACAGGTGCGTTCGACAGTCCGGAAGCCCCGTTCGACCCGGCCATCCACAAACTGACATTCGACATCATTCTGACGAAATCCGTACGCGAAGCCCTGGCAAAAGTGAAAACGATCAACCTGGGAGCCAAAGGCGAGACAGCCGGTATCGGTCTTGTCACCGATACGTTGACCGGTGCGACCAACGGTGCGATCACCCCGAACGACGATATCATGATCGCAGGCAACAGCATTAAAATAGCCGGCGACGATGCCGTGGCCGGTGTCTTTTTTGTTGCCGAAGACGGTACAACGACCAAAGTGGCCCGCCGTCTCACCCAGAACGACCCCAGCAAGCTGATAGCCCGCGTTCCGGCTCTGGCCGACGGAAACTACACCCTACGCATCGTGACACAGTTCAGTACCAACAAACAGCTATTGAAGGAGCCCCGTACCATTGAATACAAAAAGCTCCTGACAGTAGGATCCGGAGGTGATTCCGGCGAAGACGATCGTCCGGTGATCGAATAA
- a CDS encoding DUF1566 domain-containing protein encodes MKLVLKQFLLSTAILLTGVACTSETHEGLSNPSSPSDGDDLTRREVVVTLRNQLSLAKGTKAGEIATVEENKIASLDVYAFGSDTEDGTYTLQERFAYREDPADLPATATPIDLEQPGDGKEASVSLKLQKGLFVKLYAVANQPELVDPTGTIGQGTTVGTTGKVMQDGDFKPLSLTTPGQAGTTVQTVGVPTETEFLTFHSLLLDAATPADVLVSPLPMSGAYTIPLDLTDFESFSRLQAGFKLTRTVARFDVVNNAADSRFTITRISMGNARRGTTFFPAKPYATTPADPADLITLPARTFTGLTNANTGITASAFYSYPSPQADNGYIILEGTYRMNETDPEKTVSYQIPFKQEVNGTGSHIEVNPNHRYTITISKADDYHIDFDLTVADWSDAGNDLDGFEPPVPPSPVTFSVTVNQDLADAYKNAQPNLTAYPPFNYDGGASTGTTGSDRNGVSSSCTVSKTYSIEVEKTERGSYSDYATAISYCSGKGSGWRVPTMIELKAIYDNKTTLQNNGCASFSSNGYWSSSVYDGYSSDRCELYFSNGGFGNAYTGSNQGVRCVRDI; translated from the coding sequence ATGAAACTAGTATTAAAACAATTCCTCCTCTCGACAGCGATCCTGTTGACAGGAGTCGCTTGTACAAGCGAAACGCACGAAGGGTTATCCAACCCTTCGTCCCCGTCTGACGGGGACGACCTGACCCGAAGGGAGGTCGTTGTCACTCTCAGAAACCAGTTGTCGCTGGCTAAAGGGACGAAAGCAGGCGAAATTGCCACAGTAGAGGAAAACAAGATCGCCTCACTCGATGTCTACGCATTCGGATCGGACACAGAAGACGGTACCTACACCCTGCAGGAACGCTTCGCCTACCGCGAAGACCCGGCAGACCTGCCCGCAACAGCGACACCTATCGACCTCGAACAGCCTGGCGACGGCAAAGAAGCTTCCGTCAGCCTCAAACTGCAAAAAGGACTCTTCGTCAAACTCTATGCAGTAGCAAACCAACCGGAACTGGTAGACCCGACCGGAACAATCGGTCAAGGCACAACAGTCGGAACTACAGGAAAAGTGATGCAGGACGGCGACTTCAAACCGCTATCCCTCACCACTCCGGGACAGGCGGGTACAACCGTCCAAACAGTCGGCGTCCCTACAGAAACAGAGTTTCTGACATTCCACAGTCTGTTGCTCGACGCTGCCACACCTGCCGATGTGTTGGTATCGCCCCTCCCTATGTCGGGAGCCTACACCATCCCGCTCGACCTGACAGACTTCGAGTCTTTTTCACGCTTGCAGGCAGGTTTCAAACTGACGCGCACCGTAGCCCGTTTCGATGTCGTGAACAACGCTGCCGACAGCCGATTCACCATCACCCGTATTTCGATGGGAAACGCACGTCGCGGAACGACTTTCTTCCCGGCGAAACCGTATGCCACAACTCCGGCAGACCCAGCAGACCTTATCACACTGCCGGCACGTACCTTCACCGGACTAACGAATGCCAACACCGGTATTACAGCTTCTGCCTTCTACTCCTATCCCAGCCCACAGGCGGACAACGGATATATCATCCTGGAAGGAACATACAGGATGAACGAAACAGACCCCGAAAAAACAGTCTCTTACCAAATCCCTTTCAAACAGGAAGTAAACGGAACAGGCTCCCATATCGAAGTGAACCCGAATCATCGTTACACGATTACCATATCGAAAGCAGACGATTATCACATAGACTTCGACCTCACCGTGGCAGACTGGTCGGATGCAGGCAACGATCTCGACGGGTTTGAACCACCGGTACCGCCGTCTCCGGTAACATTCTCTGTTACGGTTAATCAAGACTTAGCGGATGCTTATAAGAATGCTCAGCCAAATCTTACTGCGTATCCTCCATTTAATTACGACGGAGGTGCGTCTACTGGTACAACAGGTTCGGATAGGAATGGTGTATCTTCTAGTTGTACTGTGAGTAAAACGTATTCTATAGAAGTAGAGAAGACAGAGAGGGGATCGTATTCTGATTATGCTACTGCTATAAGTTATTGTAGCGGTAAAGGTTCCGGTTGGCGTGTGCCAACTATGATTGAATTAAAGGCTATATATGATAATAAGACAACATTACAGAATAATGGCTGTGCTTCGTTCAGCAGCAATGGCTACTGGAGTAGTTCGGTCTACGATGGTTACAGCAGTGACCGTTGCGAACTGTACTTCAGCAATGGCGGTTTCGGTAACGCCTACACGGGCAGCAATCAGGGTGTTCGCTGTGTCCGGGATATCTAA
- a CDS encoding FISUMP domain-containing protein, with protein sequence MNIKLKNILLLPALAIACTGCNNDPVDGEISLKGAANEIQLVIAGNGEGVDYTKAIASESENKIENLDVYIFASDAQAGTYRYLDKWESAAANDKVLNKFLLQASGSEWNASIFPTEVAGYPYLKLFLVANREDDLYQENGATALTLTPFTSSDNFDAATDEATFLQSYTKALTANKVLYPSLLMTGDGATKMLGTVSNVKIELKRVVARFDIDNTARTSNLTIQSIALKQGRKTGTLWSSGTLTPIVDADLTTSPLLMEYKEVDYTALANANTGVTESAIYTYPTLDTDKASLIIKGTYHDPVTNSDKPATYTVPLQKTDDATGTTADIAILRNNRYKLRIIDVTSTTMTAAFEIEDWTSSGGIIVKPEAPVLPITFTADGADVAEVGDDKIRVDVDGGTFTLTVTHINNKPVTIETTPEYEPTYGDGDNNWITIAPVTRATTGVAKTVTITANNSADTDQKPYEVHIGYITVKWGDAPQEQTKLEIYRGASSVTYLDPAAGQTVRFAAVKMRDDRYWAPINVGAKTAKNKATQDANTDITEDAGKLFQWGRLYGFAATNNATTCTNDLADIDLLGRPEQADLANMSKWDGKFIIGTSELKYNWLQINGAGNPNPEDDAMVEGAWYQQLWNANEGTRNSDVVKTDADPCPEGWRVPTLGEWIMIGAGQTHGASGMTWDNSNFCLIIPGKESGENLILPAAGYRNNSAGASDGQGISGLYWSSSVSPASAYAGYVYFNSAGDLETNTNDRANGYSVRCIQK encoded by the coding sequence ATGAATATAAAACTAAAGAACATATTACTGCTCCCGGCACTGGCCATCGCCTGTACGGGATGCAACAACGATCCCGTCGACGGTGAAATATCCTTGAAGGGTGCTGCCAACGAAATACAGTTGGTTATCGCAGGCAACGGCGAAGGTGTAGACTACACAAAAGCCATCGCCTCAGAAAGTGAAAACAAGATAGAGAACCTCGATGTCTATATCTTTGCCTCTGACGCACAAGCAGGTACATACAGATACCTCGACAAATGGGAAAGCGCAGCGGCAAACGACAAAGTACTGAATAAGTTTCTCCTGCAAGCATCCGGTTCCGAATGGAACGCTTCGATCTTCCCCACCGAAGTAGCAGGTTACCCTTATCTGAAACTCTTCCTCGTGGCAAACCGCGAAGACGATCTCTATCAGGAAAACGGAGCGACCGCACTGACACTTACCCCATTCACTAGTAGCGACAATTTTGATGCCGCCACCGACGAAGCAACCTTCCTGCAATCGTATACAAAGGCCCTTACCGCAAACAAGGTTTTGTACCCGTCATTATTAATGACCGGTGACGGCGCAACAAAGATGCTGGGAACCGTCTCGAACGTGAAGATCGAACTGAAACGTGTCGTTGCCCGTTTCGATATTGACAACACCGCACGCACCTCCAACCTGACCATCCAGTCTATCGCCCTCAAACAGGGACGCAAGACGGGTACACTTTGGAGTAGCGGCACACTGACACCAATAGTCGATGCAGATCTGACCACCTCTCCCCTTCTGATGGAATACAAAGAGGTGGATTACACCGCCTTAGCGAATGCCAATACAGGAGTAACAGAAAGTGCCATCTACACCTACCCCACACTCGATACCGACAAGGCCAGCCTGATTATCAAAGGGACATATCACGACCCGGTAACCAACAGCGATAAACCGGCTACCTATACCGTCCCCCTTCAAAAGACGGACGACGCTACGGGAACCACTGCCGACATCGCCATCCTACGCAACAACCGCTACAAACTGCGTATCATCGACGTCACCAGCACCACAATGACAGCCGCCTTCGAAATCGAAGACTGGACAAGCAGCGGTGGCATCATCGTTAAGCCGGAAGCACCGGTATTACCGATAACATTCACCGCAGATGGTGCCGATGTAGCAGAAGTCGGAGACGACAAAATACGTGTAGATGTGGACGGCGGTACATTCACCTTGACAGTCACCCATATCAACAACAAGCCGGTCACCATCGAAACCACTCCCGAATACGAGCCGACCTATGGTGACGGCGATAACAACTGGATCACGATCGCTCCTGTCACAAGGGCTACTACCGGGGTTGCAAAAACAGTCACTATAACAGCAAACAACAGCGCCGATACAGATCAAAAGCCATACGAAGTCCATATCGGCTACATCACTGTCAAATGGGGTGATGCACCGCAGGAACAAACGAAACTGGAAATCTACCGAGGAGCATCATCGGTCACTTATCTGGATCCGGCTGCCGGACAAACAGTACGTTTTGCCGCCGTAAAAATGAGGGATGACAGGTATTGGGCACCTATCAATGTAGGGGCTAAAACGGCAAAGAACAAAGCGACCCAGGATGCCAATACGGACATTACAGAAGATGCCGGTAAGTTATTCCAGTGGGGTCGTTTGTATGGTTTCGCTGCTACGAACAATGCAACGACCTGTACGAACGATTTAGCAGACATTGATCTTTTAGGCCGTCCGGAACAGGCTGATCTTGCTAATATGTCTAAATGGGACGGTAAATTCATCATCGGCACTAGCGAGTTAAAATACAATTGGTTGCAGATCAATGGAGCAGGTAATCCAAATCCGGAAGATGACGCCATGGTAGAAGGAGCCTGGTATCAGCAGCTTTGGAACGCTAATGAAGGTACGAGAAATAGCGATGTCGTTAAAACGGATGCCGATCCTTGCCCTGAAGGTTGGCGTGTTCCGACCCTGGGTGAATGGATCATGATCGGTGCAGGTCAGACACATGGTGCATCCGGTATGACTTGGGATAATAGCAACTTCTGCTTAATCATTCCCGGAAAAGAAAGCGGAGAGAACCTTATCTTGCCTGCAGCGGGCTACCGCAACAACAGTGCTGGAGCTTCCGACGGTCAGGGCATCAGCGGCCTCTACTGGTCGTCGTCTGTGTCTCCGGCTAGCGCCTATGCCGGCTACGTGTACTTCAATAGCGCAGGTGACCTGGAGACGAACACGAACGACCGTGCCAACGGTTACTCGGTACGTTGTATCCAGAAATAA
- a CDS encoding AAA family ATPase encodes MDRKKLPIGISDYKLMISEDYYYVDKTDFIRQIVEDGSLITLLPRPRRFGKTLNLSTLRYFFEKTEGNAYRPLFKGKSIERWKDFDKYQGKYPVIMITLKDCKADTFEGVLEKIAGELATEFERHDYLLDNLEIRPVPKAVFEAVYHGQATQNQLETALKILSELLTSYWGMPPLVLLDEYDTPIHVAFDKGYYDRMIGFMRNFMSTVFKDNTDIFRGVITGILRVSKESIFSGLNNIDVDTILETPMCTSFGFTQEETDRMLDDYSLGDRKKEVKEWYNGYLFGGETVYNPWSVLSYINKGGVLAPYWVNTGSDVLLRHLLADGPAQIRDGVEALIQGDTIRSVINDKLAFPDLLAKPVNIWSFMLFSGYLKATDPVLLSNSLTEYELEVPNREVSTVFSTIIQSWIDGGPVKNDRLERMLQALRIGDIEYFEELLNDFLVNSLSYYDTSGRDPEKVYQAFMLGLLAGMSDYEISSNREAGFGRYDIMLRPKNGQGQAIIMELKRLRPKETVEQALASALEQIENKQYAVTLQAAGFTDILRMAITFDGKQVWIKTVN; translated from the coding sequence ATGGATAGAAAAAAGTTACCGATAGGCATCAGCGATTACAAGCTGATGATCAGCGAAGATTATTATTACGTGGATAAGACAGACTTTATCCGCCAGATAGTAGAAGACGGGAGCCTGATCACCCTGTTGCCGCGTCCGCGCCGCTTCGGTAAGACGCTCAACCTTTCTACGCTACGTTACTTCTTCGAGAAGACGGAAGGTAATGCATATCGTCCGCTGTTTAAAGGGAAAAGTATCGAAAGATGGAAAGATTTCGATAAGTATCAGGGGAAATATCCGGTGATAATGATTACGCTGAAAGATTGCAAGGCAGATACTTTTGAAGGGGTATTGGAGAAAATTGCCGGTGAACTGGCTACCGAATTCGAACGCCATGATTATCTTCTCGACAATCTGGAGATAAGACCTGTTCCCAAAGCGGTGTTTGAGGCTGTCTATCACGGGCAAGCTACACAAAACCAGTTAGAAACAGCTTTGAAGATTTTATCGGAACTGCTTACTTCCTACTGGGGTATGCCTCCGCTTGTCCTGCTAGACGAATACGACACTCCCATACACGTAGCCTTCGATAAAGGCTACTATGACAGGATGATCGGATTTATGCGCAACTTTATGAGTACCGTGTTCAAAGACAATACGGATATTTTCCGCGGCGTAATCACGGGGATTCTCAGGGTAAGCAAGGAGTCAATATTCAGCGGACTGAATAATATAGACGTAGATACTATTCTTGAAACTCCGATGTGTACTTCCTTTGGTTTTACGCAAGAAGAGACAGATCGGATGCTCGATGATTACTCGTTGGGTGACCGGAAAAAGGAGGTGAAAGAATGGTACAACGGCTACCTGTTTGGCGGCGAGACTGTTTACAACCCCTGGTCGGTGCTTTCCTACATTAACAAAGGTGGCGTATTGGCCCCCTACTGGGTAAACACCGGTTCCGACGTCTTGTTACGCCATCTGCTGGCCGACGGCCCCGCACAGATACGCGACGGTGTGGAAGCCTTGATACAAGGCGATACGATCCGTAGCGTGATAAACGACAAACTGGCTTTTCCGGATCTGCTAGCCAAGCCGGTCAACATCTGGTCGTTCATGCTTTTCAGCGGTTACCTGAAAGCTACTGATCCGGTCTTGCTCAGTAACAGTCTGACTGAATACGAACTGGAGGTTCCCAACCGAGAAGTTTCCACCGTATTCTCGACAATTATCCAAAGCTGGATAGACGGAGGCCCGGTAAAAAACGACCGTCTCGAACGAATGCTGCAAGCGCTGCGTATCGGAGATATCGAATACTTCGAAGAGCTACTGAATGACTTTTTGGTAAATTCGCTATCTTACTATGACACCTCCGGACGTGATCCGGAAAAGGTCTATCAGGCGTTTATGCTCGGCCTGCTGGCAGGTATGTCCGATTACGAGATCAGCAGCAACCGTGAGGCTGGTTTCGGGCGTTACGATATCATGCTACGACCGAAAAACGGACAGGGGCAGGCCATTATTATGGAACTCAAGCGGCTACGACCGAAAGAGACGGTCGAACAAGCACTCGCCTCGGCTCTGGAACAGATCGAAAACAAGCAATATGCTGTAACCTTACAGGCCGCCGGCTTCACCGATATTCTCCGGATGGCCATCACATTCGATGGCAAACAAGTCTGGATAAAAACAGTGAACTAA